The sequence GTTTCCTGAAATGCGGGGTTGTTCATTTCCATCAGTTACTGTGTGCTAAGAGCCCAATTATTGTATCCATCTTTCCCAACCAGCTTTAACAACTGCTAGAGCCTGCAGACCTTCGAAATGGCAACACCACTTCCTGGAGCTGCAATACTTTGCTCGAGAGTGATTGGCCAAGATAACAGACTTGGCTTTCAAAAGCACATAAATACCTCAGCTGGTAGCTGTTCAACGTCTTTGACTGGATCAAAGAACACGGGTGACACACATCCAAAATGCCAGCCCTCAGTCTGGTCACTCTGGTCAGCTTGGTGTCCACTGGTGAGTTGAGATTGCTGTAATGCAGCTGGGCTTGACTGGGTTTAGGCAGACAATAATGAATTATTGAAATTCAACTGAACATAAATAatgttgaggttttttcccctctagtTTTATGAAGAATGATGATAATATGGACAGTTATGACTATTATAAAATATGGAATTAGGTGTGCATTAAGAGACATATATTGAAGTAGTCAGAGATTTCagaaagaatcataaaatcattaaggtttgaaaagacctctaagatcatcaagtcaaaCCGTCAACCCAGCaccattaaaaagtaaaagtagTTTATTTCataaatgatttttaaacatctttatctacagctttgctttctttctggtGTATAAAGTaagacatcaggaaaaaatgaatcaAGTCTATACAGCAGGTTGTATAATGTCCTTTTACCTACAGTTTCTGAAATGACGAACTCCTTCGAGCTCATGTCCTTCACTTTTAGCAGCCTATTTTGTACATGAACACTTTCTCTTGCACTGGACTAACAACATAGCTGagtttttcctggttttcctcttttccatgtGAAGTTTTCACCAAGCAGCTGGATGCACACCCACCCCAACAACAGCACCGACACTGGGCACAGATCTGCAGCGGGAACCCCACCAACCAGATCCGCGGCTGCGACAGATACGGCTGCGGCAGTTTCGGAGCTGACAGGTAACACAGCTGGCACCGTGGGTCACCCGGCTTTCCTAAAGCAAATGCTCAGGCAGGAGAGAGTACAGTTACCCAGAACTGACACTCAGAATGAAAGAACACTGCTGTCTGCAGGAGCTCTTACTGATTTTTGGGATATTCTTTGGCAATCTTACAGAAGCACAGTGATGCCACTGCTGACAACAGATGCAGGAGTGAAGGAGCAGGACTGTTTCATGAATTACAGACAGCGTAAAGGAAATGGAAGTATTTCAAGGATTTGTGTCATTTACCCTTGTTActttttctccagaaatttAACTAACAGTCAGCAACAGCTTACAGGAAGCTGAGTAGATTCAATCACACAAACTAAAGATCTGTCAGAATCACTGTCTTTAAGTAGGGACTTCATACCAAAAAAAGGTtacatttctctgaaaaaatgcttttatatgTGGAATGACACTTGCATTTTCTTGTCATTTCCTCTTCCCAGGCTCTATAAGCATCCATCTTCATCATGCAACTTCCAAATTTCTAAGTGAGAAAATGCCAGCCAAGATTCTATTTTACACAgaggatttttgggggaaaaaatggtacTTTTCTATTACAGTTTGAAATGCCCCATGAacttgggaaaataaaaaataagcttaaatttgaaatttcatCCCACTCTAAAGAAGGTCAGAGTAATGTGAACAAtttgcaacaacaacaaaaaaagatgcTTCAAACCTGCTACCTCTGTCCAATTTCATTgcagttaaaaaatatttgctagaCAAGCTTCAGCCATTATCCTGCATTAAGTGACCAATTGATACATAACATAAGCCTTGAGAGATGTCCCTAATTACCTATTTTCTCCTCCAGGCACAGTGGCAAAGCAAAGCACTTGGGTGTGGACGTCATCTGTTCTGACGGAGCCACGGTGTACGCTCCTTTCAGCGGGCAGCTCTCGGGACCCATCCGGTTCTTCCACAACGGAAATGCCATTGATGATGGAGTCCAAATCAGGGGGTCAGGTCAGTAATCAACAGCAGGTGTGTTGTGAGGAGTGCACAAGTAATCATTTACTTGAGCAAGGTTTCTGTGGTTCTTCAATTGAAGCACAGTGTTGTTTAATCTTACATTCTCTCTAGTATGCTGAAATACTGGATGACAGCATGAGTAGGATGTAGTCCTCTCCTATGCTTTTCttggagaggagggaagaaaggagTTGAAAAACAGGTAGTAGGAAAATAACAACCTCAAatcaaaaaataagaaacagtaaaaacaaagcACGGGAAATATATCCTCAGTTTTGCTGAGAGGATGTTTTCCTGTCTCTATTTTACtactcccttttttcctttttgccctGGCAAATATAGCAATTTTGATTTCACCATTGTTGGTACCTTGACTACATTTCTGCTTCATCCTAACAGTCTCCAGTgagaggctggcagggaatgctTCTCGCTCACCCCAGGAGCAGATGCAGCTGATGTTTCCTGACCTGgcttcctctcccctctctcccaggTTTCTGTGTGAAGCTGGTCTGCATTCACCCCTTCCGCTACCACGGCCAAATCCGCAGAGGGCAAGAACTCGGGAAAATGCTGCCAATGCAAAAAGTGTATCCTGGCATTATTTCTCATATCCACGTCGAGAACTGTGACCACTCTGATCCTACTCATCTGCTTACACCTGGTAAAAACACCCTtaacaacagaaaacacaacTCAGAACAAGAGTAGATGTGCAGTCTAGGACCTGTGATActctttttgaatttttgtatttaaagcctttttcttctATGAAATAACTCTAATCTAGAAACATTACCATCCAGCTTAGATCTACTTTCCATTTACATTTCCTAAAGGATTACAAATGTTATGGAGAAAAATCCAACTACAAGCATGGGATGTAATGTCAGTATGCTCTTAGCTAACTGTAAATCAAACAGAGCAGTTGCAAACATGCAAGTGTTAGCACAATCTAGAAGTTAACTTTGATGTGCTGTGTTCCTGTATTTCAAAGCTGTCCCACCATCACAACAACAGCAGGACGGGCGCTGGGCTGCAGTGTGCTCTGGGAACCCTACCAATGAGATAAGAGGCTGTGACAAGTATGGGTGTGGATACTATGGAGCTCCAAGGTAatcttaataaaataattggAACACATGAGGTTCTTCTGAAGTAAGAGTTAAACTTTGTTTAGGTCACATAAAAATTACAATTTGAAGGCTTAGATTGTACTTGAGGAAACTTTTAGGATGCCCATATTTTACTTAACACCTCTCTGCTTGGAGCTTTTTATCAGACTAAGCCATGCCTGACCTGACCTAGTGTTGGGAACATTCCTGATTCGAGTGGAAGATTGGACTTGATGTCCTTCACACAACTAAACTTTCTATGACTCTATGGTTTTATTTAAAGACCTGCAACTCTAACCATCCACTCTACATGACATTACCTCACCTACACCTTTGCAGATCCTTCAGCCAGTTTGCTGCCACTATTTCTGTGCTAACAACCCCTTTCCAGACCTCAGCATGTGCTGCCTAACCTCTCTCTGTAGCACTGGGCCTGACCAGAGATTTCTGTAACGCTGTGTTTGTTTCCAGACGCAATGGCAAAGGGAAGCACCGTGCAGTGGATGTCATCTGTGCTGATGGGGCAACTGTGTATGCTCCCTTCTCTGGCCGGCTCTCTGGGCCTGTTAAAATCTTCCACAATGGAAATGCCATTGATGATGGAGTCCAAATCAGGGGATCAGGTAAATAGTTATCTttaatttaacatttctttGTCTTGAGCTCATATAAGATGCATTACCTTGCAGTTAACCAAGTAGTTTAGCCATGTTTCCTTCTATCCACTTCCATACAGATCTTTTTGCTCCTGCTACAATGCTAATAACAGAGCtcaagcttttcctttcctaaagCACAAATTCCCACCTTCTCCTTGCCTTCCATCTTCCCTCCTGTACCAAGTCAACAACTCCAACCCCTATGTAATTTTATGACCATAGCATTTCTGCTATTCTGGCATTTCCACTGTTGCTATCTCAGTGGAAAGAACAAGACAGACATTGtcagtatttctgaaattcagTACAGAAGAACAAATGCTTCATCAGTCATGGGGTGTTTTCCCTCCTCTTGTTTTTTCATCAGGGTTCTGTGTAAAACTACTCTGTATCCATCCCATAAGATACAATGGTGCAATTTCCAAGGGACAAGTCCTTGGGAGAATGCTGCCGATGCAAAGAGTATTTCCTGGGATCACATCTCATATTCACATTGAGAACTGCGACCACTCGGATCCTACAAGCAATCTTGAAAGGGGGAAAGGGCAAGAAGattgaaatggaaatgcagtAAATTCCAAATAAATCCATCTCAGCAtccaaaaattgtttttcttcccatgcTCAACAGTTTATATTCTCACCTATTCAATACTTTGAGCCTTACACGAGCAGTGTCTGTTGGATAGCAACAGGGactcacaaaacaaaaaaaagatttgaGTGTTTGTTGCAATTTGCATTTACCAGAGAATCAGGAAATGAGCAATGACTAGCTATAGGCTTTCTCAAAGTCTGAAAAATCAGCTAAAATGCAAAGTGCTCACTCCCTCCTGTGGCAGAGAAGGCGCACTCCTGTCAGCTTCTCCCCAAGCACCAGCTGGCCTCACTTGTTCAGATCAGGAAGAACAAATGCTCTAAAAAAACAGCACATCAAAAATCCCAACATTCATCAATGTAGGCCTATTTAACTGGAAGCTTGGAGCTGGAGCAAGCTGACATTCAACCGCTGCATTTGATTaccttgaaggtcttttccaaccttagcAATTCCATGATTCGTGATTTCACACAAACAGTGCCTCAGTGACAGGGACTGAGAGAGGGACAATGTTCAAAGCACCCTTTTAAGAGTTTTCCCCTGAACTGTAACTCTGTCACCAGTGTTTATAAATACACTAACACTGTTCTGTTGGCTGGAGAGACAGGGAAGACTCCAGGACTTTCCAACAGCTCTATTTTATGGTCTGCATGTCAAGAATCAGGTTTCAAGCTCAAACATGAAATGACAATGACTGATTTGCCATTCTCCAGTCTCTCCCAAGGTTTGTCACATACAAGCTAGTTTGGCTTCTAGCAGAGAGAACCTCAACAGGACACAGTGCAACAGATGGATGAGTCTAGTATCAGTGCATGGATTAAACCACTTTATTACATTTCCAGTTGAAGCAAACCACACATCTTGAACAAAATACTGTTTGGAAAGATCTGAGTTTTGTGCTTAAATTCTAATCCCCTGGATTATGGAAGTGCTCAGCTCATAGCCTCTACTAACCAGAGTTAGAGAGATGCTTCTTAACTGTGCAGCAGGCAATAAAGGCAGGTCTGTGTGTTACCTTGAATCCTTGGCTTCCAGCTGGGAACATGTGTGCCCAAGAAAAGGGTGTTTTACCCCTTTAACTGCTGTTTTGTGGAAGCAGGGAAGAAACTCTCTTATTCTCTGCTGTGAATGCACTGGCTCTGGCTAGGGTAGTTCATATTTTTCACAGGAGCTAGAATGGAGCTGTGGATTTGTCCTGGAAACAGCACTGGTAACACAGTGATGTTTTTGCTGTAGCTGAGCAGTGcccacacagagcccagccctgctctgctccttgtACTGCCCCACCGGGCAGGAGGCTGAGGGTGCAGAGTCTGGGAGGTGAGATGGACAggacagctgagcccagctgatCCAAGGGACATTCCATACTGTACAACATCAGGCTCAGCATATAAacctgggggaaggaggagtaAGGTTTAAGGGTGATGGAACCCTGCCTTCCTGGCTGATGGAAATGGTGAATGGATTCCCTTTTTAGGGGTTGCCTGCCTGTGTGGCTCTTACTTTATTAGTAAATTATTTATATCCAGtcatgagttttctcacttttgtcttccaattctctcccccATTCCTCTGACTGTGGAGGGGCTCAGCTGACAGCCAGGGTTAAGCCACAACAGTGACAACCACCACCAGCAAATTCCTGTAGACTTCTCATTAGCAATAGGAAGATGGAACAAATGTGGCACCAAAATCATAACAGCAAAAATTTATATACAATGCATTTATGTTTACAGTGTGCAAAAtgttaacaaaaaaatacatactCTAATTTACATCAACTCACCATGCCCTTcccttttaagaaaataaatataatacatCCTTTCTCAAAAAAACAATTAATAGCAACAAGTATTAAACAGTCctgaattaaatatttcaggattACCTCCACAAGCCTTTCTCTAGAAACAAGGGCTTGCACAAAGCTCTGTAAGATACAGAGAGATAAGAGACGTGAGATTAGTACAGTCCATTTTGGCCTCTAAGTGACAAATTTAAGTGCTCTAAATCCTtgattttaaatagaaatggaTCAAAGATAACTGTACTGCATTTGATCTTTCCCTCTTACTAGCCACATTTATGAAATCCTTCTTACTTCTTAGCAATGAAAACATGGAACAGCATTCAGACATCAGTCTTTGATTACAAAGATGAGCCCAAATCCAAAGCTATTCCTTAGTGTCCTGACAGTTTCCAAAGTGCTTTATTACTCACTCAAATAATCAATCTAGAACCAAACttaaaatcagtaattttaaCAAAATCTTTCCCATCATTTTAACGCATAAGACAAAAACAACATACTGTACAATGTATTCCCTAGTTTCTGTAATCTGAGAAATTacttaaaatgcaatttaaaattgGACAGTTTTTTGTAAGCATAAGcttattaacattttattataCTGCCATGAAATCAGGCTAATTTCTGATTAACCCAGAATAGTGTATTTTAATATACAAGCTCATACAGTTAAAACatgaatgattaaaaaataGCTATATAAAACATCATGACAAATAATACTGTATTCTATCCAGCTTTCCACTGATAGATTTCCTAAGGAAAAATAGTTTCTCTATTCCTCTTCTGACTAGATCAGAAAGAGTAAACaaagacattgaaaaaaaaaccccaaacttattttaaagtaaatgaaatGTTTACACTGAAGCTCAGAGAAGCCCAAATTTACTGATGTTTGAAGCACCTGTAAACCACAGGAATACTTTCAGAACTATTAAGTCCAGCTAAATCTACTTTCTATTTCAATACACAATTCATGTCGTAGAGTGCTTTGCTGTTAGTCTAACAGAGGTTTtcttaaggaagaaaaactcaaatctggaagaaaattttcacatttgatttttaaattttttatttgcatagaAAGCGACAGCCCGATTCCACCATTTTATCCACACAGAGAATTTACCACGTTGGCATCATATCAGGAAACCACATTCTTCCAAGGTGTTTGGAGACTTCCAGGTGAAGCCGATCTAAGCTGTAATCACTATCTGGAATCAGCACCTCCTCCATTATGGAAAGCTGAGTAAGCCTGCCCCCACACATCTTTACAAATTCAATAAAACCCCTGCAGGTGACTTCACactcccccagccccatggcCGTTAAGTTCTTGCAGCGCTCAGCAATCTGGATGAGTTCATCATCCAAAGGCTGAAGTCCATTGGCGCACACGACCAGCTCGATCAGCCTGGGGCAGTTCATGCCAATGCGACCCAGCATCGCCTTGCTCACTGCACGACCAAAGTACAGGTGTGTAACAGGGGTTTCCTCTCTGAAGAAAGCATCAAATTCATCTTCATACAGGAAGAAATACATCACAATGTTGACTTTGGGGGAGTGTTTAACAAGAGCAtcccagctttgctttttaatggTGTGAAATTGAACTTGTCCGGGATTTTCACTCACGATGTCAATGCGGAGGTGCTCGAGATCAACGTGTTTTTCACTTGAAAGAGCCAGCAGCAGTTCATCACTTAGTATGTAGTAGTTCAAAGCCAGCTCCTTAAGTCCATGACACTGATCAGCCACACAAAGAATGCCTgaggaacaaaaaaatttacTCTCTAAAATGAAAAGCGAATATACAGCTGTTCTCTGTAAAGTTGGCTTGAGTTTTCATGCTTATATCCAAAGCCCATGAAACACTCAAGTTCTAAGTATCCACAACCTTTTATAGGGTTTGGGCCATTAACACTTCAAAACActaaaacaataacaaaaaacacAAGTCATATTCATCTTGGATCTGCATTTGCTCCTCCCTATGCAGAATTTCCTCAACTTTGAAGAAGCAATGAAATCAGGCCAGATTCAGCTGTTGCTCCCTTCCCTAAAACTCATTCCTTCAACTTCCCACTGTTTAAATCACCACCATCCAGTTTAACACCTACATCTTCCTGTGAATTAAGACCTAAATAACGTTAACTCCTCCTAATCTGCTGGAATATGAAGTACACGGATTAAGCCACCTTTTGTGGAGTCCAGAAAAGAACACAGGAATAAATCAGACTCAGactccctctccccagcactaAGGTCCCAGGAGAAAGGCAAGTGAGAAGGGACCCTGAACCCCTCTGAACTTTCAGCCAGGCCGTATTTGGAAGGGAGTGAGTTCTTCACCAACCAATGAGGAAGTTACCAGTCCCAGATCTGGACACATGAGGGCACTCTGGAAACTGGAAACACTCACAGTCTTACACCACAGGTTTCTGAAATTTGTACAGACAGCACCTTGCAAAACAATTACAACTGTTATGATCTCCTTTATCCCACCAAGTGGTAGCTGACTCATGGATCAGGGATTCTGTGGTGTTCCCTCAGAACACTGACTAGTTAAGTTTACAAATCTGCACACATTAAGGAGCACCCACTTGGTTACCCTCACATACTAACGCAGTGAACATCACATCCTTGGAGCATGTGTGAAAGACTTGCACTAATTTTGGAGGCTTTTCCTCCTTAAGGCCTATCATCAGAGGTAgcaaagcagctggagagaatgaaaaaaaaatccccaggatTCCAGAAGACACAGTCACATGAGTAGCACCCCTACCTTCACCAACCCAACTCATATTCACTAACAatcaccttcttcttcaccttccaACTGTCCAAACTCAAGACTAAGTCAATTATGGTGCTTTACGACTCCATTTTTCACATACATTCAGTACTCACCAGCAGGTGAAACATGAGGACAGCTGctcattttcagcagttttagAGTATCACTGTTGTTAGCAACAAGAACCTTCAAGGAAGGATCATCAAGGGGTGTGTCATCTATCTTGATTGAAGATAATGACTTGGAGTTCACAAAAACTACTGTCAGTGCTGATGCAAAATGAGCCTATTTGGACAAAatgcaagagggaaaaaaaacttatgAAAAGATGGGCAAAACTTCAGTGCTTTAACCTCACGTTCTACACATACagaaagtacaaaaataaacacttccCATGGATCCCCATTATCAGGTAACAAAGGAATATTTCAACTAAACAGAGGGCATCTTTGTCTAAAAACATGCTGCTGCATGTGATGAAATTAACCTTACACTCGTTATTTATCTactctgatttttcctttcactgtaACACATTGATAACTACAGGGATAACTGGCCACAGTGATGAGCCTGAAGTATCTGgagtttttctgcagaaaaaaacaaatggcCTTCATTTTCCAGAAAGTAACTCTTCTGTTACTTCCATGTAACTAGAGACTGTTTCATAAAAATTACCATCAACTGAAGAACAGAACATAAAGAAAGCTAAAGTGGTTTAAGAGTGAATTAAAATATGCTAGCTTCAGTTCATATAACCTTACCTTAGAGACATTCATGAAGCTTGGTTTTGCTGTAGAGATCAAACCCAGTGTCTTGATAGAACAGTTCACCAACTGAGAAAGGATGTCACAGGCTGCTTCTGCTGACTCAGTACTACTATCAACctataaaagcaatttaaaaatagtgaAGTCATTCTGCAGTATTATTAAGAAAACAGCACCATGGATACCCAAGACTGCAGGTTCCACATCTACTCAGCTGTACTGCTCCAGACTGCAATCATCAAAGGCACAAACTGCAACACTGACAGGAAATTTCAAGACCAGAAAGAGTTCAGGGAAACTACTATTAGAAAATTTTCCTGAATGTGATTGCTGGGTAATTCTAGTACGGACACATCTTAATCTCAGTCTTGTCTTCAAATAACCTCATGTAACTGCAATACTGTAACAGTACTGGTGCTAGGAAACACAGTCACATGTAtgcattttttcaaaatgaCAATTTTTAGAGCGCAAAAAAGACTTGACAAAGTCTTTGCTCCAGAAAACTAATCCATTTTATCTACACCAACACCacctttgcattttaaataatgaacTGATTCAAAATTCATAGGCCTGAAGAGTAACTTTGAACAAATCTCTTATTTTGCCTCACTTACCACCTCTGTTTTGCATgatatttgctatttttttacTCTGCAGAGGTTAGAGTGTAGAAAATTGGATGAAACTGTCCACacatatggaaataaaaagttGCAGTAGTTGCATTTTTAAAGGTAAGACTTGTCAGGCACAAACAACTCTTAAGGCagctgacacagagcagctgcatcCCTCGTGCTCAGTGACGTGACACTGACCCTCTGCTCATCCACAGCTTACCTTGAAACTGACGTACTGCAGATGGTCAGCGTGCCTCTTGATAATCTGCTGAATGAGATCAGGATGTGTAGACTTTAAGTAAGAAGTGGCTGGCTGGCTAAGTTCAAATTCAAATCTCCTCCAGAGATCTGGGATGTGAAAAACTTCATTCCACCTTCGACAAACAGAAGATGCCCTGGCTCGATCCACTAAAGTCAGGAACTGAAAAACACGCAGAATCACGTGGTGTGGAAGGCTGCCCCAGTCCATCGAGGTGCATGGGTCAGATTCCCCATGCCCTGAGCCATATAAActagttttctgttttttgctTGTCTGTGATGTTCCAGGAGCTTCAGTTCCAGCCACCACCTTCTGCCCAGCTCTCTTCATCACGAAGGTTTCAGAATGTAACAATCCGACGTATTCAAACTGCACAGGTTCCTGAAACGTCTCACATACAATAGGTCTCTAGAAAAACACAGAGGATTagtggaggaagggaaaaagggcAGGGGAAACAGAAAGATATAACaagttaataaaatttaaatatagcgtgttattttgaaaagaagcaTATCCATATGTCAATATCCAGTGCACAGATGTTGGCAAGGACCTTCTCTCTCTGTACTTTTATTTTGTACAACATTGATTGGATCTAGAGAACTTGATCTTGTTAATTTACCAAGTGTAGCTTCACGTAGTAGTATTTCATAGTACATAAAGCATTTTGTAGGGAACAAGAAATAATTATCAGCAATTTAATTCAGACATAGAAAATTGATTGTTTAGATTTAAACTCAGCTGACAAACTATGGAATCTACTCATGATCTCTAAAAAGGAATATCAACTAAAAATCTTAATTCATAAACTCCTtcttaaaacacagaaaaacctgGAACAGACACGTTCAGAAGAGTGTCTGATTGAAAGGTTTTGCCCACATTCCccagtttgttcttttttcccaaataatgCCAAGCAGAGACAAGTGTACAACTAACGATAAAAAACTTCAGAGGCCACTTATCCAAGCAGGACAAAGTAAGTGGGGTTCACATGCagtttttcagcaggaaaaggacaGTGACACCGGAAATCAACAAACTGCATGGATCTATTTCAGCAAGGGATGTTGGCCTCACGAGCCAGAGCTCAGAAGAGCAGCGTAAGAAAAAAGCTCCACTTTCACAGGCTGAAGCAGTGCCATCTAACCAAGTCCATTCTATACTGAATTCTGTTTAGTCAATTTGCAACAACTGTCTTTGCCACTTTAGTACAGGTTGAGGCCCCTTCTCAAATGTCCCATTAAACAGATGTTCACCCAGACCTTCTCTCTTCCTGGCCTGTGTGAAGTGAGTATTTTCAAAGCAACCATgcatttttcaggaaagaaCAGTGCAAACTATCTATTTTTACTGAACAAACTCCCATGGCAACCCTGACAGCTTGCTTTTTCTGGACTGAAAATTTTCCATAGTATCTTCATTatggggggaagggggaaaggaagaaaataaaaacaaacccagaaatcCCTGTATTGCAAAAACAGCTGCCAAAATACATACTATCATATCAAAAATTTACCTGGCATTTCCCCCAATCTATAAAACCTAATCTGTTTGGCTCATGAGTGTCAGACAAACTCCATTTTCATGAAAAGAAAGCATGTGCATTGAGAAGCTGGAAAGAACAATGTAGCCAATTTATTAAGGGCTGTTCATATGATCAGCTTCACTACTGCATGACTTCCTAACAAATTATCTCAATCACCAAGGAATTTATTTTAGCAGTTGTTATACATATTCACCCAGTCtatttaaatttccattaaTGACTGGAATCAGCAATATATGCAGCAGGATAAGCCAGCAACActctttaaattacattaaatgatagtttttcttccctgagtAGACACATGGCTTACATTAACAGTGTTACTAATGTAATGAAGATGCAGGCTCAGCATGAATAAACATTTTGCTATTAGACCATCAAGTTATCATCCACACAACCATGTTTTATGACTTTAGACTACTTCAAGTCACACAACAAATGGGCATTCCAAACCATAAAGTGTGGATGTAGTAATTAACCATTACAAAACTCTATCTACCAGTTGCTCATAGCCTTGCTAAATTTAGCAGAAGCTAAATACCTTTTGAATCAAATATAcctgctgcttgtttttcctcctccctgcttgAGAGGAATTACAGACCTGGCTGTTTCCTAAAACAAAAgtccagaacaaaaaaaagaaattgaacaAATGCTTTTGTCTGAGAAGCTTCTCCTTGCTATTGCTACTCTCATGCAGATCTGCAACATCTTAGTTAAAGGCTTAGTTAAAGCCCCGGGTTTctgataaaaatggaaatttctcCTATCTTATTTGAAACTTACTTGAACTCCATGTGTGCTGATTTTGCTTCCACAAAAAAGTTCTGACAATTGAGAACAACCAGAAAGGGCATTTCCTTAAACCACAGGTCAAGCTACAGACCAGaaacagcactccagatgtAGGAAGAGATGCATCAAGGTATTGCTGGTGTA is a genomic window of Ficedula albicollis isolate OC2 chromosome 13, FicAlb1.5, whole genome shotgun sequence containing:
- the LECT2 gene encoding leukocyte cell-derived chemotaxin-2 — translated: MPALSLVTLVSLVSTVFTKQLDAHPPQQQHRHWAQICSGNPTNQIRGCDRYGCGSFGADRHSGKAKHLGVDVICSDGATVYAPFSGQLSGPIRFFHNGNAIDDGVQIRGSGFCVKLVCIHPFRYHGQIRRGQELGKMLPMQKVYPGIISHIHVENCDHSDPTHLLTPAVPPSQQQQDGRWAAVCSGNPTNEIRGCDKYGCGYYGAPRRNGKGKHRAVDVICADGATVYAPFSGRLSGPVKIFHNGNAIDDGVQIRGSGFCVKLLCIHPIRYNGAISKGQVLGRMLPMQRVFPGITSHIHIENCDHSDPTSNLERGKGQED
- the FBXL21 gene encoding F-box/LRR-repeat protein 21, producing the protein MKRAGQKVVAGTEAPGTSQTSKKQKTSLYGSGHGESDPCTSMDWGSLPHHVILRVFQFLTLVDRARASSVCRRWNEVFHIPDLWRRFEFELSQPATSYLKSTHPDLIQQIIKRHADHLQYVSFKVDSSTESAEAACDILSQLVNCSIKTLGLISTAKPSFMNVSKAHFASALTVVFVNSKSLSSIKIDDTPLDDPSLKVLVANNSDTLKLLKMSSCPHVSPAGILCVADQCHGLKELALNYYILSDELLLALSSEKHVDLEHLRIDIVSENPGQVQFHTIKKQSWDALVKHSPKVNIVMYFFLYEDEFDAFFREETPVTHLYFGRAVSKAMLGRIGMNCPRLIELVVCANGLQPLDDELIQIAERCKNLTAMGLGECEVTCRGFIEFVKMCGGRLTQLSIMEEVLIPDSDYSLDRLHLEVSKHLGRMWFPDMMPTW